The following nucleotide sequence is from Sphingomonas swuensis.
CGACCTGCACCAGGTAGGTCTTGGCCATCTTGAACCGCGGGTCCGCGATCCTCGCCTGGAGCCGGCCATCGTCGGTCAGCAGCAGCAGGCCCTCGCTGTCGCGATCAAGCCGGCCGGCAGGATAGACGCCGGGAATGTCGAGATGATCGGAGAGCGTCGCCCTGGCCTCGGGCGAGCCCCGATCGGTGAATTGCGACAGCACGCCATAGGGCTTGTTGAACAGGATCAGCCGAGCCATGCGCCCCTTTGGTCGTGCGCGGCGGCGGCTGCAACGTCCGTCATCCTGCCGCGGCTATCGCCGGGCCTTGCGGCTCGGCGCAAAGAGTTCGCTCCAAGCGAACCGCGCCTGCCTGCTGATGACGCTCGCGCATGGCGGGGCTCGCGAGGCCCCGCGCGCTTCCTAGGGGCGACCGCGGATCGGTTCGCAGGCGAGGCCGTCCATGTCGCCGTCCATCCAGGGGCGGTAGCCGGGCTCGCCGGCGCGGATCGGGGCGAGGCCGAGGCGGCGGATCTCGTTGCAGCCGCGGTAGGTGACGCTCGCCTCGCGCTTGGTCAGCGGGCGGGTCTCGCTGCGGGGCGGATAGTCGTAGGGACGCGCATCCTGCGGCGCGGCGACCAGCGGCACCAGCGGGAGCAGGGCCGAGGCGGCAAGGAGAAGCTTGAGCATGGCCCGAGCCTAGGATCGGTCGGTGAAGGAAGGTTTAAGGGACCGCCCCTCCCCCCTCGTTCAGGCGCCAGGCATCGTCCCGGGGCGGAGGTAGGCGAACATGTGCGGGACGAAGTCCTGCTTGCCCAGCGGAACGCCGGCGCTGCGCAGCAGGGCGTAGGCCATGTCGGCGTGGAAGGCCGACTGCGGAAGCACCCAGTCGCGGACGTAGGTGGCGCCGGTCATGTCGAACACCATGCCCATCGGAAGCGCATGGGCGAGCGGGCGGTCGGCGGCGGAATCGAGCTCGTCCGGACCGACGCCGCGGAGGAAGGCGATCGCCTGCCCGAGGATCGCGCGGAGGTCGGCAAGCGAGCCCGGCTCGTCCTGCGCCATGGCCGCATGGGTGCGCAGCGCGGTGGTCGCCTCGGGTGTCTCCTCGCCGCGCAGCCGGTGCACCGCCTCCTGGGCGAGGAAGGCCGCGATCCGGACCTGGCTGTGGAGCGGGAACATGTCGACCGCGAGCCGGACGGCGAGCAGGTCTTCGGGATCGTTGCCGTGGGCTCGCGCATGCGCCTCGCCCTTGTCCAGCCAGCCGCCGAGCGCGATCAACTGGTTCGAGAGAGTGGGGACGAGGAGGTCGGTGAGGGTCATGGCCAGGTCCTAGCCCGGCCTTCCGCGAAGTTCACGAAGTTCTCGAAGTTCACAGGGTGCGGGGGTCTCGCGCCGTTTTCCCTCCGGACCCGATCATCCGCGCAGGGCATGACAAAGGGAAGCGCAGGACGAACCATATAGGTTGTTTACTGCTTGAAAGCCTACAAGGCAAGCGGGATGGGTCGGCCTCTTCGCCGGCTCGGGCGACCGAAACGCTTCCCGCCGTTGTGCGCGTAGGCGTCGATCTGCTGGCGAACGAGGAAGTGGCCGCGCCGGGTCACCAGCGCGGCATCCTGCCCCTTCCCGCTCAGCCGCGCGAGAAGGCGGGGCGGAAGGGTTCGCGGCGGGCGCTGTCGGGGATGAGGCTGCCCTTGAACTTGCGGTTCATCAGCGCGGCGCCGGCGCTGCTCTGGCAGACCAGCCGGGTGCCGCCGTCGGGCAGGCGCTCGAGCGCGGAGATCCCGACGTCGGCCGCGTCGCACTTGGCGATGACGTCCTTCTCGGGCAGCTTGAGGAAGAGAACCCGGCTCATGCGTTGGCCGCCCGGCGGCGCGCCACGATGCGCTGGCCATAAGCCTCGAACAGGTCGAGATGCGCCTGGGCCGAGGCCTGGCAGGTGGCGGCGCGCGCCCGCGTCAGCGACACTCCGCGGCGCCAGTAAAGGTAGTTCATGTCCATGAGGTGCAGCTCCATTGCCGGTAAGCAAGAGCGCGTAAAATCTCTCAGCCGCACGGGCTTACAGGGCCGATCCGTGCGATGGGGAGGATGTAGCACGGATGGTGCAATTTCCCTAATCGCGCGGCGCCAAATCGGCGACAGTGGTGGTCCCGCGTTTGACAAGGTCTGGGACCGAAACTAGGAGCGCGCCTCCGTTCAACCCAGTGGAGGTCGCGAGAATGCTGAAATTTCGCCTTGCGCCTCGTGAAGCGCCACTAGGCTTCTAGGCCTACGCATTGCGCGGCCGCCCATCGCGGCGGCTTCCCAGAGCAGCGACACAGACGCGGGGCGAGGATCCCCGCCGGGGTCTTTCAATGAACTACGTGCGTTTCATCACGCCGTGGTGGCGCGTGCGCCGCCAGGTGGACTGCGGGCCGTTCGGTCCGGCTTACGAGGCATGGCGTGACCGCGACGTGCCCGAAGTGCTGCGGGTCGCGATCGGCGAGGAGATCGACTGGTTCGAGCGGCATCTGCCGGTCCCGGGCCGGCAGGCGTTCCGGGTCAAGTCGTGCCGGCGCTGGCGCTCGGACGGGATCTGCTGGTTCCATGCCGAGGCGCGCGAGATGATCGCGCACGCCTTCGTGCTTGCGGCGCTGCTCGAGGAAGTGGGGGTGCCGGTCCGCAAGGCCGCGACCCACCGCCCGGGCACGATCCTCTACCGCGATGCCTATCAGATCGTGGCGAAGCCGATCGAGGCGACGCCGACCCTCTACCACTGACCCGCTCCCGTCCCGGCCCGGTGCCGGGGCGGGAGCCAACCCCCGAGGAGACGAACGATGACGACGAACCATGACGAGCTGCCCTGCTTTCGAGCGGATAGCCAAGCGGCGTAAGGGCTTCCCGAGCGAGACGCGGGTCAAGCGCGGGCTGCGCTTCGTGCGCGGCGGGACAAAGGAGCTGATCGAGAAGCTCGGCCGCAACGACCCCTGCCCGTGCGGCTCGAACCTGCGGTTTCAAGCGCTGCTGCCTGACCAGCGGCCGCTTTCGATGGGTCGGAGCGGAAGGATTACTGGCGGTGAAGGGCGTGGGTCGCTGCCAAGGCCAGGCACGGCTCGGGTTTAGTAGTCGAAATTTGCATGCAGCAATACTCAGTTCCCCTGTGCTTTGAGTTATACCTGCAGGCAGGTGCTGCACGGGGATCGAACGCGACCTGATCGTTTCGGGAACCAACAAATCCTTCGTCCGCCGCCGTGACTAGGTTGCCATCCGCGCTCCCCGATCAAGCTGTTCAACCGCAGGGTAAGAACTTCTAGGATAAAGATCATGTCTGTCGCTTAATCGCGTTTGCGGCGTTGATCTGTGACGCTACTCTCTCGCAAATGCTGATCTAACATGGAGTAAGTGTTGGCGAGTTGGTCCGAAGCAGTGTTGGCAGCGGTTCGGCGGCATGTGCGCAAGACCGGCTCGACAATATTTAGCCGCCAAGGACTTCTTGACGCGGAGATGGAAGCCATCGTCGCGGCGACCGCTTCGATTGGGGCGACCCCGTGGCAGACCCTAAGCCGCGTGCTTCAGGAATTGCGCGATGGCGGCACGATCGAATTCGTAGGTGAAGGCGTTTATAGGTACGCTGGACAGCCGGTGACAGAGGATTCAGCAGGTCCGACAAAGGGCGTTTTCGTTACCGGCCCACATTCAATCTACGACGATCAGCCAGAAAGATTTTACCGCTTTCCGCCGACTTATCTTACTGCGGCGCGTCGAATGGTAGGTCAGTGGATCGTTTATTTGGAGCCCAGGCGCGCTGGCGGACGTGGGTTTTGGGCCGTCGCAAAGGTGAGCAACATTGAACGGGATTCCGAACGTCCGGGCATGTTTCTAGCTTTAATTGAGCCAGGCAGTTTTCTTGAATTTGGGACAAGCGTTCCCTTCAGCATTGATCGGCTCCCCATGGAGCGCGCACTGCTTAATACCGACGGCAGCATCAAGGGCAGCAAGCAACTTGCGATCCGTGCCCTAAGGAACGCGGACTTCAACCGAATTGTTGAAGTCGGCTTACTGGACCCCGAACCCGAACTGCCGAGAGTTGGCGAGGCTGAGCAGATACCATCTTTTCTACTTGGCCAGCCTGATCAGGAAGAGTTCGAAGGGCCGATCGATCGTGCAAAGATGCTCGTCAGCCGAAAGGTGCGCGATGCCAAGTTTAGACGCGCAATTCTCCACGTATACGATGGGCGATGCGCGTTAACGGGGATGCGTTTAGTTAATGGCGGAGGTCGATTAGAAACCGAAGCAGCGCACATCATGAGTGTCGGAGATGGAGGCCCGGACTCAGTTTCGAACGGCATCGCATTAAGTGGGACAGCTCATTGGATGTTTAACCGCGGCCTCATCTCTCTTAACGATAATGGTCACATTTTACTGTCCGGCAAGATTAACGATCGTGACGGAATCGAAAAGATGCTCCTGCCGGGGCGTCAGGCCAACTTTCCGGCTGGGGCTTACCGACCACATCATCGCTATTTGTCTCACCATCGTGAGCGCTTCGGATTTGAAGTATAGATAGCGTGACCCCGGGTAAATCCCGGGGTCACGGCACTTCGTGGTGCTCCTACTCCGCCGCCACCGTAGCTGCGTCGAACAGCCCACCCTCGGCCTCGGCCTCCGGCGCGTCGTTGGCGATCTTGGCCTTCTGGCGGTTGTCGAAGTTGCTCCAGACGGTGTTCCAGTCACCCCGCGTCGCGGCCTTGGAATATTCGGTGGCGCGCTGCTCGAAGAAGTTGGCGTGCTCGACGCCGTTGAGGAGCGGTGCGAGCCAGGGGAGCGGATGTTCGTCGACCATGTAGATCGGCTGGAAGCCGAGCTGTCCCAGGCGCCAGTCGGCGATGTAGCGGACATACTTCTTGATCGACTTGGCGGTCATGCCCTCGACCGGACCCTGCTCGAAGGCGAGGTCGATGAAGGCGTCCTCGAGGCGCACCGTCTTCTGGCACTGGTCGATGATCGCTTCCTTGACGTCGGCGGTGAGGCAGTCGCGCTCCTTCACGAAGGTGTGGAAGAGCTTGATGATGCCCTCGCAGTGGAGGCTCTCGTCGCGGACCGACCAGCTGACGATCTGGCCCATGCCCTTCATCTTGTTGAAGCGCGGGAAGTTCATCAGCATCGCGAAGCTGGCGAACAGCTGCAGCCCCTCGGTGAAGGCACCGAACATGGCGAGCGTCTTGGCGATGTCGGCATCGGTGTCGACGCCGAAGGTGTTCAGATAGTCGTGCTTGTCCTTCATCTCCTTGTACTGGAGGAAGGCGCTATACTCGCTCTCGGGCATGCCGATGGTGTCGAGCAGGTGGCTGTAGGCGGCGATGTGCACCGTCTCCATGTTGGAGAAGGCGGTCAGCATCATCTTGATCTCGGTCGGCTTGAACACCGAGCCGTACTTGTCGTGGTAGCAGTCCTGCACCTCGACGTCGGCCTGGGTGAAGAAGCGGAAGATCTGGGTGAGGAGGTTGCGCTCGTGCGGGGTGAGCTTCTGCGCCCAGTCGCGGCAGTCCTCGCCCAGCGGCACTTCCTCGGGCATCCAGTGGATCTGCTGCTGGCGCTTCCAGAACTCGAACGCCCAGGGGTATTCGAACGGCTTGTAGGACTTGGAGGCGGAGAGAAGGGACATCAGCGGTCTCCCATGAAGGTGATGACGGTGGCCGCGCCGAGGATGGCGGCGCAGAAGGCGATGGTGAGAAGGGTCCAGCGGCGGCGGGCCGGGGCGAGCTCGGGCGCGAGATCGACGTCGCCGGCGCGGCGGCTGTTGATCAGCGACAGGCCGACGACGGTCAGGAGCATGAAGGGCGTGCCGTTGGCGACCACCGGGGCGGTCCAGCCCGCCTTGCCGGTGATGTAGAGGAGGAAGCCGGCGAACCCGACCACCTCGAGCGCCACCCCGCTCCACTGGACCCAGTTGAAGGGTCGCGCGGGCGCCAGCGCCGGGCTCGGCGCATAGGGGTCGTAGGAGGAGGACTGACGGTAGCTCACCAGAAGAACCTCCCCTTGGCCGAGCTCTTGCCGGCGCGTTTCCGGAACATCTGGATATACATCCAAAGCCCTGAAAATGCGAAGAAAAGAAGGGCAAACCCACTCATCAACGAAAGCACGACCCCGAGCGGCCCGAACTCCTCGCCCGAATGCAGGTGATGGAGCAGGCCGACGTTCCACCCGCCCGGCTGCGGCTTCGGGCGGCAGTTCATCGTCTCGGGGCAGACGAAGTCGGCAGGGACGGCCGGCGGCGGCGCGGCCTCCTGGCGGGCGTCGTTCACGAGGGCGCCGACCTGGCTGAGGATGCCGGTCGAGGCGATGAACAGGATGAGGACGCCGAAGAAGACGCTCAGCCAGCGGTGCCAGCGACGCATCAGTGCCCCCTCCCGGCCAAGGACGAGGCGAACCGCCGGGCATCGAAATCCGGGACGGCGCGTTCAGCGGGCATCACCATCTCAGGAGAAGAACCACCATGGCCGACAGCAGCCAGATCCGTGAACATATGGAAGTGATCGGCGCCGACGGAGCCCACGTCGGCACCGTCGACAAGATCGAGGGCGAGCGGATCAAGCTCACCAAGAAGGACAGCGGCGCCGAGATCGAGGGCGCCGAGGGCAGCCACGCCGGACACCATCATTTCATCCCACTCGGCCTCGTCGCCGAGGTCGAGGGCGACCAGGTGCGCCTGTCGGCCACCGGCGCCAATGCCGTGACCTTCGTCGAGGAATAAGCCTGCCGCTCCCCCGTCCCGCCGGTGGCGGCGGCGGGGGACTGGAAGCGGCGCCGTAAGGCACCGACCGAGGAGGGCCGGAGCGGTCACTGTGCCGCCTCGTTGGCGAACTCGGGATAGGGCTTGGTCGTCGAGTAAGCGATGGCGAAGCCCGACAGGACGAGGCCGAAGGCGAGCGCCATCATGCCGGCGATGAGCAGCCCGGTGCTCTTGCGCGATTCGCCCGGCCGGCCGCGGAGCGCCGCGATCAGCATGATGAGCCCGGCCAGGCCGGCGACCGCCCCCACGGCGACGAACAGGATGTTGGTCCCGGTCATGACTTGCGGCCGCCAGCCGCGACTCCGCAGGAGAAGGCGCCGACCCCGAGCGCAAAGCCGAAGTTGTACCAGCCGCCGTTGTTGGGAACCGCGTAGATGGTGATGCTGTCCGAGAAGAGCGAGCCGATGAACGAGAAGAGGATGATCCAGCCGTGAAACAGTCCGTGCAGGAAGCCGGGCGCGCCGGTCTCCACGGCGGCCGGCACCTGCCGTGCACATGATGCAAGAAGAGTGACGAGCAGCGCCGCTCCCAAGAGCCGCGCCGCCCGCCCGGGGCGTTCTACTGACACGCCAGGCACTCGTCATAGTCGGTCGACGAGGCGAGTTCGTATTTGGGGGCTTCGGCGGTGTTGTCGGCCTCGACCCCGCCCGCGAAGCCGGCGCGCTGCACCGACTTGGAGCGGAGATAGTAGAGCGACTTGATGCCGAGCTCCCAGGCGCGGAAATGGAGCATCATCAGGTCCCACTTGTCGACGTCGGCCGGGATGAACAGGTTCAGCGAAGTGGCCTGGTCGATGTAGGGCGTGCGGTCGGCGGCAAGCTCGATCAGCCAGCGCTGGTCGATCTCGAAGCTGGTCTTGAAGGTCGCCTTCTCGTCCTCCGAGAGGAAGTCGAGGTGCTGGACCGAGCCGCCCTGCTCGAGGATCGAATTCCACACCGCGTCGGAGTTCTTGCTCTTCTCGATGAGGAGCTTCTCCAGATACGGATTGCGGATCGAGAAGCTGCCCGACAGCGTCTTGTGGGTGTAGACGTTGGCCGGGATCGGCTCGATGCAGGCCGAGGTGCCGCCGCAGATGATCGAGATCGACGCGGTCGGCGCGATCGCCATCTTGCAGGAGAAGCGCTCCATCACGCCCATGTCGGCGGCGTCGGGGCACGGCCCGCGCTCGTGCGCCAGCATCATCGAGGCCTCGTCGACCTGCGCCTTGACGTGCTTGAAGATGCGCATGTTCCAGCTCTTGGCCATGGCACCCTCGAAGGGCAGGCCGCGGGCCTGGAGGAAGCTGTGGAAGCCCATCACGCCCAAGCCGACCGAGCGCTCGCGCTCGGCGCTGTACTTGGCCCGCGCCATCTCGTCGGGCGCACGGGCGATATAGTCGGAGAGCACGTTGTCGAGGAAGCGCATGACGTCCTCGATGAACTGCTTGTCGCCGTTCCACTCGTCCCAGGTCTCGAGGTTGAGCGAGGACAGGCAGCAGACCGCGGTCCGGTCGGCGCCGAGATGGTCCTTGCCGGTCGGCAGGGTGATCTCGGAGCAGAGGTTCGAGGTCGAGACCTTGAGCCCGAGGTCGCGATGGTGCTTCGGCATCGACCGGTTCACCTGGTCGATGAAGATGATGTAGGGCTCGCCCGTCGCGAGGCGGGTCTCGACCAGCTTCTGGAACAGCGAGCGGGCGTCGACCTTGCCCCGCTCGGACTGGTCCTTGGGACTGCGGAGGATGAACTCCGTGCCCTCGCGGACAGCCTCCATGAACTCGTCGGTGATGAGCACGCCGTGGTGCAGGTTCAGCGCCTTGCGGTTGAAGTCGCCCGACGGCTTGCGGATCTCGAGGAACTCCTCGATCTCGGGGTGCGAGACGTCGAGGTAGCAGGCGGCCGAGCCGCGGCGCAGCGAACCCTGGCTGATCGCGAGCGTGAGCGAGTCCATCACCCGGACGAAGGGGATGATGCCGCTGGTCTTGCCGTTGAGGCCGACCGGCTCGCCGATCCCGCGGACGCTGCCCCAGTAGGTGCCGATGCCGCCGCCCTTGGAGGCCAGCCAGACATTCTCGTTCCAGGTGTTGACGATGCCGTCGAGGCTGTCGCTGACCGAGTTCAGGTAGCAGCTGATCGGCAGGCCGCGACCGGTGCCGCCGTTCGACAGGACCGGAGTCGCCGGCATGAACCACAGCTTCGAGATATAGTCGTAGACGCGCTGGGCATGCGCCTCGTCGTCGGCATAGGCCGAGGCGACGCGGGCGAAGAGG
It contains:
- a CDS encoding excalibur calcium-binding domain-containing protein, which translates into the protein MLKLLLAASALLPLVPLVAAPQDARPYDYPPRSETRPLTKREASVTYRGCNEIRRLGLAPIRAGEPGYRPWMDGDMDGLACEPIRGRP
- a CDS encoding DUF1993 domain-containing protein — encoded protein: MTLTDLLVPTLSNQLIALGGWLDKGEAHARAHGNDPEDLLAVRLAVDMFPLHSQVRIAAFLAQEAVHRLRGEETPEATTALRTHAAMAQDEPGSLADLRAILGQAIAFLRGVGPDELDSAADRPLAHALPMGMVFDMTGATYVRDWVLPQSAFHADMAYALLRSAGVPLGKQDFVPHMFAYLRPGTMPGA
- a CDS encoding SEC-C metal-binding domain-containing protein, with amino-acid sequence MTSCPAFERIAKRRKGFPSETRVKRGLRFVRGGTKELIEKLGRNDPCPCGSNLRFQALLPDQRPLSMGRSGRITGGEGRGSLPRPGTARV
- a CDS encoding HNH endonuclease; the protein is MASWSEAVLAAVRRHVRKTGSTIFSRQGLLDAEMEAIVAATASIGATPWQTLSRVLQELRDGGTIEFVGEGVYRYAGQPVTEDSAGPTKGVFVTGPHSIYDDQPERFYRFPPTYLTAARRMVGQWIVYLEPRRAGGRGFWAVAKVSNIERDSERPGMFLALIEPGSFLEFGTSVPFSIDRLPMERALLNTDGSIKGSKQLAIRALRNADFNRIVEVGLLDPEPELPRVGEAEQIPSFLLGQPDQEEFEGPIDRAKMLVSRKVRDAKFRRAILHVYDGRCALTGMRLVNGGGRLETEAAHIMSVGDGGPDSVSNGIALSGTAHWMFNRGLISLNDNGHILLSGKINDRDGIEKMLLPGRQANFPAGAYRPHHRYLSHHRERFGFEV
- a CDS encoding ribonucleotide-diphosphate reductase subunit beta yields the protein MSLLSASKSYKPFEYPWAFEFWKRQQQIHWMPEEVPLGEDCRDWAQKLTPHERNLLTQIFRFFTQADVEVQDCYHDKYGSVFKPTEIKMMLTAFSNMETVHIAAYSHLLDTIGMPESEYSAFLQYKEMKDKHDYLNTFGVDTDADIAKTLAMFGAFTEGLQLFASFAMLMNFPRFNKMKGMGQIVSWSVRDESLHCEGIIKLFHTFVKERDCLTADVKEAIIDQCQKTVRLEDAFIDLAFEQGPVEGMTAKSIKKYVRYIADWRLGQLGFQPIYMVDEHPLPWLAPLLNGVEHANFFEQRATEYSKAATRGDWNTVWSNFDNRQKAKIANDAPEAEAEGGLFDAATVAAE
- a CDS encoding PepSY domain-containing protein, yielding MRRWHRWLSVFFGVLILFIASTGILSQVGALVNDARQEAAPPPAVPADFVCPETMNCRPKPQPGGWNVGLLHHLHSGEEFGPLGVVLSLMSGFALLFFAFSGLWMYIQMFRKRAGKSSAKGRFFW
- a CDS encoding DUF2171 domain-containing protein, encoding MADSSQIREHMEVIGADGAHVGTVDKIEGERIKLTKKDSGAEIEGAEGSHAGHHHFIPLGLVAEVEGDQVRLSATGANAVTFVEE
- a CDS encoding ribonucleoside-diphosphate reductase subunit alpha; translated protein: MDFSSSSDVSSGDVAGTAVAAKKDSHTVDQRRFAVTTDTSRDALLTDFGKDTLNDRYLLPGENFQDLFARVASAYADDEAHAQRVYDYISKLWFMPATPVLSNGGTGRGLPISCYLNSVSDSLDGIVNTWNENVWLASKGGGIGTYWGSVRGIGEPVGLNGKTSGIIPFVRVMDSLTLAISQGSLRRGSAACYLDVSHPEIEEFLEIRKPSGDFNRKALNLHHGVLITDEFMEAVREGTEFILRSPKDQSERGKVDARSLFQKLVETRLATGEPYIIFIDQVNRSMPKHHRDLGLKVSTSNLCSEITLPTGKDHLGADRTAVCCLSSLNLETWDEWNGDKQFIEDVMRFLDNVLSDYIARAPDEMARAKYSAERERSVGLGVMGFHSFLQARGLPFEGAMAKSWNMRIFKHVKAQVDEASMMLAHERGPCPDAADMGVMERFSCKMAIAPTASISIICGGTSACIEPIPANVYTHKTLSGSFSIRNPYLEKLLIEKSKNSDAVWNSILEQGGSVQHLDFLSEDEKATFKTSFEIDQRWLIELAADRTPYIDQATSLNLFIPADVDKWDLMMLHFRAWELGIKSLYYLRSKSVQRAGFAGGVEADNTAEAPKYELASSTDYDECLACQ